The following coding sequences lie in one Phalacrocorax carbo chromosome 3, bPhaCar2.1, whole genome shotgun sequence genomic window:
- the KLF11 gene encoding Krueppel-like factor 11 codes for MHGSPCSEMGDASAVDIVDIYESIRERQRHDSERSTCSTLEQNDIEAVEALVCMSSWGQRSQKGDILKIRPLTPFSDSGDFTAHAEATSELPKDYLSTLCMTPPHSPDFVEISAAMLLSSQVTYSKPRTVMANTAACSVTSATGASLTTKPTVINVERQCSQKPVISESFAPQPCRAMATSVIRHTGDSSAYHHIPAVQEKTKVTSGYSTSRDWCEADDRRHSRLPQDTCAADDLISKTSPVHQPYAHDSSDTVTNKGQLPVRPISPQTRLPKNCENDLQKRATPVTPAPISSPQVLCQMIPLNGQSGMINAYVKPSAPTVSTPMKPILPQAAPLSQPVLMGPSVPQGTVMLVLPQTAVTQTPQCPQTVMTVGNTKLLPLAPAPVFITSGQSCAPQMDFSRRRNYVCNFPGCKKTYFKSSHLKAHLRTHTGEKPFSCNWEGCDKKFARSDELSRHRRTHTGEKKFACPVCERRFMRSDHLTKHTRRHMTTKKIPSWQTEVGKLNKIATVEKPKSSSALSMLIPVPSSCQG; via the exons ATGCACGGCTCGCCTTGCTCGGAGATGGGAGATGCGTCCGCG GTTGACATTGTGGACATCTATGAGTCTATCCGTGAAAGGCAGCGTCATGACAGTGAAAGGTCTACCTGCAGCACCTTGGAGCAGAACGACATTGAAGCTGTTGAAGCGCTTGTTTGTATGAGCTCCTGGGGTCAAAGATCACAGAAAGGTGACATATTAAAGATAAGGCCACTTACGCCATTCTCAGATTCTGGTGATTTCACAGCGCACGCTGAGGCTACGTCTGAATTACCAAAGGACTATTTGTCTACCCTG TGCATgacccctccccacagccctgacTTTGTTGAGATATCAGCTGCTATGCTCCTCTCCTCACAAGTCACCTACTCCAAACCAAGGACTGTCATGGCGAATACAGCTGCCTGCTCAGTCACATCAGCGACCGGTGCCTCTCTTACAACCAAGCCGACTGTTATCAATGTGGAGCGACAGTGCAGCCAGAAGCCAGTGATATCTGAATCCTTTGCCCCTCAGCCTTGCAGGGCCATGGCAACAAGCGTGATACGTCACACAGGTGATAGTTCTGCTTACCATCACATTCCTGCTGTGCAAGAGAAGACAAAGGTAACTTCAGGCTACAGCACTTCCAGAGACTGGTGTGAAGCAGATGACCGAAGACATTCCAGGCTGCCACAGGACACGTGTGCTGCAGATGATTTAATTAGCAAAACCTCTCCAGTACATCAACCTTATGCACATGACTCCAGTGATACTGTGACCAATAAAGGACAACTACCAGTCCGGCCCATTTCGCCACAGACCCGCTTACCAAAGAATTGTGAGAATGACTTGCAAAAAAGAGCTACCCCGGTGACACCAGCCCCCATTTCAAGCCCCCAGGTTCTCTGTCAAATGATCCCTTTAAATGGACAAAGCGGTATGATCAATGCCTATGTCAAGCCTTCAGCTCCAACAGTCTCAACTCCCATGAAACCTATTTTACCGCAGGCAGCTCCGCTCTCTCAGCCTGTGCTCATGGGACCTTCTGTGCCTCAGGGGACCGTCATGTTGGTTCTGCCACAGACTGCTGTCACACAGACACCCCAGTGCCCACAAACAGTAATGACTGTTGGGAACACCAAGTTACTGCCCCTTGCTCCTGCTCCTGTGTTCATCACTTCTGGTCAAAGCTGTGCACCACAGATGGACTTTTCTAGACGGAGGAATTATGTTTGCAACTTCCCTGGGTGCAAGAAAACCTATTTCAAAAGTTCCCACCTCAAAGCCCACCTTCGCACCCACACTG gagaaaagCCTTTCAGCTGCAACTGGGAAGGCTGTGACAAGAAGTTTGCCCGCTCAGATGAACTGTCACGCCACCGTAGAACTCACACGGGAGAGAAGAAGTTTGCTTGTCCCGTGTGCGAGCGTCGCTTCATGCGCAGCGATCACTTGACAAAGCACACCCGCCGCCATATGACCACAAAGAAGATCCCCAGCTGGCAGACGGAAGTTGGCAAACTCAACAAAATTGCCACAGTGGAGAAACCgaaaagcagcagtgctctGAGTATGCTTATCCCTGTGCCGTCGTCTTGCCAAGGCTAG